Within the Candidatus Poribacteria bacterium genome, the region GTTCAGACAAGTTATCATAGAGATATTCTGCCGTATCCTTGAAGGTGGTAAAGATGAGCAACTTGCGATTAGGGTTTCCATCCTTATCTTTTGTAGGGTTTAGTGCTTTGTCTTGAATATGCTTTTTAATCTCTTTCAGTTTTCCATCTCTTTCTGGCGTGATGGATTTCACTTTTTCCAACGCAGCGGTTAGGGTCTGTTTATCTTGGGCGATGTCCTGTTTCCAGCAGGTGCAATCTAATTCTTTTAAATGGTAGGGATTTCTGGCACGATTGATTAAAAATTCCTCATCGTCTTCATCGTCATCGGGAAGGACATCGGCTGTGCCTGCTATATTGCCCTTTTTCTGAAAGCGTTCAATCTTCTCCAGCATTGCATTGTGTTTGTTGATGGTGCGTTTAAGCGTTTTGGAGAGTGAGTCAGCAGAACTTTCCAGCCGTTTGAGGAAGTTGGTCTGCATCATGCCGATAAGGAATTTCTCACGGTCTTCCTGATTGAAACGGAATTTCTGTTTTTCATCTGCCAACCGCTGTTTTGCTGTTTCATCTATAACATAACTTGAAGGTCTATAGATGGATAGCTCAAAATCACCTATCTGATCCGCCAACGCTTTATATGAAAGTTGACCTGACAGGTCAGTGGGTGGATGGCAGTTTACTGGGTCCAGTTGTGTAGGGAATTCACCAATTTTTTCTATTTCTTCGGCATAGTATTTTATGATATGCCTTCGGGAACGCGCGATAGAAACGCCGCCGAGCAATTGGAAAAAGTCTACGCCTAAAGTATTAAATAATTCTGTTTTATCTCTTGTGCCATCTTTTAGTGGTTTTTCTTCCCATGCCTTGAAGGCTTTTTGTGCCTGCTGTATTAAAGTGCGGATATTGCTAACCCCTAAACTGTTTCTAAAGACATCCTCGCGTTTTTCTGTCATGAGATATATCTGATTGCGGAGGTCGGTGAGTGATGTATTTACCGGTGTCGCGGAAAGCATTAACACTTTGGTTTTTGTGCCTTCCTTGATGACCTCCTCTAAGAGGCGGGAATAGCGACTGTGGCGGAAATTGCCATCTTTGTCCTCACGAGGTTTGCTATCGTTTCGGAAGTTGTGCGATTCGTCAATAACGATCAGGTCAAAATTTCGCCAATTGAAATTTGCCAGATTGACATCGCCAGAATCACCGCTATATCTGGATAGGTCAGTATGTGATAATAAGGTGTATCCAAATTTATCCTCAAGGAACTCATTAGATGCTTGTGAATTATGTGCCGGATAGAGTGCCCAATTTTCGCGGAGTTTTTTCGGACAGAGGACAAGGACGCGTTCGTTTCGCAATTCAAAAAATTTGATAACAGCAAGTGCCGTGTAGGTTTTTCCTAACCCGACGCTATCTGCTAAGATGCAGCCGTTGTGTCGTAACAACCGAGCGATAACACTTTTCGCACCCTCTTTTTGAAAGTCATATAACTTGTCCCAAATTTTTGTGTCGTATAGATGTATATCCTCAAGGGTCTGTTCGTTTGTTTTTCGGGTCTCAATTTCTTCACGGAACAGTTCGTATAGGGTTTTATAATAAATAAGTTCTGGTGGGTGATCTTGCCCTATCTGCTTCAGTTTTGCCAGCACTGTCTCTTTGACATCTTCAACCAGTTCATCGTTATTCCAGAGTTCATCAAACCACGCCTTAAGGTCGACGCGGTCGCGGTCGCTATCCACCTCTAAGTTGAGTTCAATGTTGCTGTTATTTGAACTGAGTCCGAGTCCACGTACCGTAAAGTTGGAGCTGCCGAGAATTGCTTTGTCAACGCCGTTATTGGCGATATGGTACATCTTCCCGTGTATCAGATTTGCGTCGCGGGTTGTGCGGATGTCTACCTTCTCTTTTATCCATTCGGCACACGCTTTGGCAATCGGTTTCTGTCGGAGTTGCTGGTTGAGTTCTAAGCCTGTATCCGTTATGTCAAACGCTTTTTTATCTGTGTTATTCGGATCCATACGTTTGACAAAATCGGGATCACCGAAAAGAAAGCGGAGTTCCTCTATTTTGTTGAGGGAATGTTGCATCTTTTCATAAGCGTAGATGGTGAAGTAGGCGGATACGATGGAGAGTGCGGAACCGTTTTTAATTTCCTGTTGTAGAAAATCGTGAACTGTGTCACGGAGAAGGTTGTCTCGGATGCCGGATTTTAGGGATGCGTTTTTATTTGACATAGATGCTTCAACTTTAATGAGAAAATGGGACGCGTTCGTATATTTCTTGTAAAGGCAGCTCGCAGTGGATGGAGGTGAGTGGCAGGCTTTCTTCAAGTGTTTGGAAGTCGGTGAAA harbors:
- a CDS encoding helicase-related protein; its protein translation is MSNKNASLKSGIRDNLLRDTVHDFLQQEIKNGSALSIVSAYFTIYAYEKMQHSLNKIEELRFLFGDPDFVKRMDPNNTDKKAFDITDTGLELNQQLRQKPIAKACAEWIKEKVDIRTTRDANLIHGKMYHIANNGVDKAILGSSNFTVRGLGLSSNNSNIELNLEVDSDRDRVDLKAWFDELWNNDELVEDVKETVLAKLKQIGQDHPPELIYYKTLYELFREEIETRKTNEQTLEDIHLYDTKIWDKLYDFQKEGAKSVIARLLRHNGCILADSVGLGKTYTALAVIKFFELRNERVLVLCPKKLRENWALYPAHNSQASNEFLEDKFGYTLLSHTDLSRYSGDSGDVNLANFNWRNFDLIVIDESHNFRNDSKPREDKDGNFRHSRYSRLLEEVIKEGTKTKVLMLSATPVNTSLTDLRNQIYLMTEKREDVFRNSLGVSNIRTLIQQAQKAFKAWEEKPLKDGTRDKTELFNTLGVDFFQLLGGVSIARSRRHIIKYYAEEIEKIGEFPTQLDPVNCHPPTDLSGQLSYKALADQIGDFELSIYRPSSYVIDETAKQRLADEKQKFRFNQEDREKFLIGMMQTNFLKRLESSADSLSKTLKRTINKHNAMLEKIERFQKKGNIAGTADVLPDDDEDDEEFLINRARNPYHLKELDCTCWKQDIAQDKQTLTAALEKVKSITPERDGKLKEIKKHIQDKALNPTKDKDGNPNRKLLIFTTFKDTAEYLYDNLSELTSELDLNMALVSGDMTRTTSGENKFNDILTNFAPRARGRSDEASDTIDLIIATDCISEGQNLQDCDTVLNYDIHWNPVRIIQRFGRIDRIGSNNVAVKMINYWPTEDMEVYLRLRNRVESRMALADATASGDDDPLNESVYEQAQMELNFRDQQLERLREEVLDLDELSDGVVMSDFTLDYFFAQLLKYLERNRAKLEATPDGAYAVTTNENNPTENGVIFFLQQTNASTDKQQKTASPIHPYYAVYIRNSGDIRYGCINAKQVLDLFEASAVGKEDTIDDLCLWFDQETEYGDNMVHYNKLLDTVISHITRAHTKTQSQVLKSGSPREAKLTPASKAPKDTGDFKLVTWLVIA